The DNA segment GCCAGGTTTTCGCCAATCACCATCCAGCGATCGCCCTTTCCTCGTGCAACCAGTTGCGCGGCAATTTCACGCGGCCCGCACTGACCGTCGGTGACCATTGCCACCTTGTTATGCTGTGCCAGCGTATCGAAACAGACGCTGCGCCCGTGGCTACTGGTGAGCCACATGTCATTCATGTCGATTCCCGACTGCGCGCACAGATACTGCACCGCGCTGATGCCAGGAATGATGCGTACCTGCGCAACGCCAAAATGCGCCACCATCCGCGTACCAATGCCGTAAAACAGCGGATCGCCGGAGGCCAGAACCACCACCCGCTGATCCTGATGCGCCGTAATCCACGCCAGCAGTTCGGGAATGTTGGCGCCCAGCGCAAACTGCTCGCCGCGAAAGTCCGGGAACTGCTGCAAATGGCGCTTACCGCCGACCAGTACATCGGCCTCTTCAACCGCCGCGCGCGCCGCTGGCGTCATCAGGTGCAGACCGGCTGGTCCCATCCCCACGACCGTCAGCATTGCATCTCCCGCGCGATAGCCTCGACGGAGCGGTTGCTACCCAATACCTGGTTATCAAATGAGAACATGATCGCGTCGCAGGTCGGCGGCGTTTTGGTAAAGCGCAGCATCTGCATCACACGCTGACAGATGCGTTCGGCAAGGTGGTTGTAGATGTGCTGAAAGCCGTACGCGTCGATATGCTCCATTGCCGCTTCAGTGGTGTCGCAATCGCTCACCAGCGTCAGCAACTCCAGCGGCGCGCCGAGCAGCGCCAGATGCGCCACCAGCGTTTCCATCCGCGCATCGGCTATGTGGCTGTGGGTGTGGAAGATCCCGGCGGCAATTTTGATCAGCTTTCCAGGATGACCGACGAGCACGACCTGGCGAAATCCCAGTCGCACCGCCTCTTCAATCATGTAGCCGACAAAGTTACTCATGGTGACCACAACGTTGGTGTCAATGCCCATCTGTTCGCGGACGAAACGCTCACCGTGGTTACCCGGCACCAGAACCACCCGCTCCAGTCCGGCGGCACGTTTGATTTCCAGCTCCAGCGATAACGACCGCTTCCAGCTCTCTTCGGACATGGGGGTCACGATGCCGGTGGTGCCAATAATGGAAATGCCACCCAGAATACCAAGACGCGAGTTGTATGTTTTTTGCGCCCGTTCTTCTCCTTCCGGGGCAAAAATTTCGATTTCCGCCCCGCGTACCGGGCCTATCGCCTCACGCACGGCGGATTCAATGGTATGACGCGGAGTGCGATTAATGGCCGCGCTGCCGACAGGCAGACCAATCCCCTTGCGGGTGACCGTGCCGACACCTTCGCCGCCGAGCAGGACAATTTCACCGCTGTCATTCAGCGTGACGCGGGCGAAAATCAACATTCCGTGGGTGGCGTCGACATCATCGCCGCCGTCTTTGCGGATCGCGGCAATGGCCTGCTGTCCTTCAATGTGCGGTGATTCCACGTTCAGACACAGGGTGACGCCGGACGGTGTGACAATCGATACCTGATGGATCAAATGCTGACGCAGAACCATCAGCGCGGCGACTTTTGCCGCCGCCGTGGCGCACGAACCGGTGGTGTAACCTTTGCGCAGCGCTTTACCGTTATGCCAGACGGGCGCGTCGAAAGTCTGATCGCTCATCGCGCCCCCTGCATGTGATACAGCATGGCGTTCAC comes from the Citrobacter amalonaticus genome and includes:
- the cbiD gene encoding cobalt-precorrin-5B (C(1))-methyltransferase CbiD; translated protein: MSDQTFDAPVWHNGKALRKGYTTGSCATAAAKVAALMVLRQHLIHQVSIVTPSGVTLCLNVESPHIEGQQAIAAIRKDGGDDVDATHGMLIFARVTLNDSGEIVLLGGEGVGTVTRKGIGLPVGSAAINRTPRHTIESAVREAIGPVRGAEIEIFAPEGEERAQKTYNSRLGILGGISIIGTTGIVTPMSEESWKRSLSLELEIKRAAGLERVVLVPGNHGERFVREQMGIDTNVVVTMSNFVGYMIEEAVRLGFRQVVLVGHPGKLIKIAAGIFHTHSHIADARMETLVAHLALLGAPLELLTLVSDCDTTEAAMEHIDAYGFQHIYNHLAERICQRVMQMLRFTKTPPTCDAIMFSFDNQVLGSNRSVEAIAREMQC
- a CDS encoding cobalt-precorrin-7 (C(5))-methyltransferase, with amino-acid sequence MLTVVGMGPAGLHLMTPAARAAVEEADVLVGGKRHLQQFPDFRGEQFALGANIPELLAWITAHQDQRVVVLASGDPLFYGIGTRMVAHFGVAQVRIIPGISAVQYLCAQSGIDMNDMWLTSSHGRSVCFDTLAQHNKVAMVTDGQCGPREIAAQLVARGKGDRWMVIGENLAMENERIHWLRVSEVHAEYEMNAVVILDER